The Monomorium pharaonis isolate MP-MQ-018 chromosome 5, ASM1337386v2, whole genome shotgun sequence genome includes a window with the following:
- the LOC118645684 gene encoding ubiquinone biosynthesis O-methyltransferase, mitochondrial-like has protein sequence MITLNVGYFNGSWKRIFENRLLKNIIHVKEITRTKSTINPIKVKYFSEWKDVWWNEDNPKHLLHLLNPLRVKFIKDGLANAGFRMQNSNFPLEGIKIMDVGCGGGILTESLAKLGAQVTGIDPSAELINVAKEHVKLNPNILQRINYLQTTAEDFVQKERETYDAVVTCEVLQYVTDPQLFLKECAKMVKPGKSIFVTTMNKTFTSWLSNIVACEYIFGHLPPGTLDWNKFVSPHELQRILENYGFEVKSIVGISFNSLTKRFSWSTNTLTLYGVHAIKQKKIGL, from the exons atgaTAACTTTAAATGTCGGATATTTCAATGGATcatggaaaagaatttttgaaaacag attgttgaaaaatatcatACATGTCAAGGAAATTACAAGAACAAAATCAACAATAAATCCCatcaaagttaaatatttttctgaatgGAAAGACGTCTGGTGGAACGAGGACAACCCGAAACATCTGCTTCACTTGTTAAATCCACTtagagtaaaatttataaaggatGGATTGGCAAACGCTGGATTTAGaatgcaaaattcaaattttccgTTGGAAGGAATCAAGATTATGGATGTTGGCTGTGGAGGAGGCATATTAACCGAGAGTTTGGCTAAATTAGGAGCACAAGTAACTGGAATAGACCCATCGgcagaattaataaatgttgccAAAGAGCATGTAAAATTGAATCCCaatatattacaaagaataaattatcttcAGACAACCGCAGAAGATTTTGTTCAAAAGGAGCGAGAAACATATGATGCTGTTGTAACTTGTGAGGTTTTGCAATATGTAACAGATCCACAACTATTTTTAAAG GAATGTGCGAAAATGGTAAAACCTGGGAAATCGATCTTTGTAACGACaatgaataaaacttttacatcTTGGCTGTCTAATATTGTAGCATGTGAATACATTTTTGGACATCTACCTCCTGGTACTTTAGATTGGAATAAATTTGTGTCTCCACACGAACTTCAACGTATATTAGAGAATT atgGTTTTGAAGTAAAATCGATTGTTGGCATAAGTTTTAATTCACTGACAAAACGATTTTCTTGGTCAACAAATACACTTACGTTATATGGGGTTCACGCTatcaaacagaaaaaaattggacTATAG
- the LOC105829646 gene encoding 28S ribosomal protein S2, mitochondrial, translated as MSIFARRILSSNFSREWQCLRPAVCNTYLRRYRLSTQSEPNKEESDLSNVQLGSSEIPTIDPLMHPDFFQVHKLFTVKDLYDARVHYGHKETSLNEHMETFIFGSRLGHLIIDLDQTAELLRQALNFIAHIAFRGGIILFISRNPQITHVVDQTAKECKEFSQTRHWRPGLFPNSQNSFKATTRLPDLCIFLGTLDTVMAEHVAVRHAAKMCIPSVGIVDTNCNPNLITYPVPGNDDSPCAIELYCSLFKEAILRGKRARERLMQSADEHNFNE; from the exons ATGTCCATATTTGCGAGGCGAATACTTTCatctaatt TCTCGAGGGAATGGCAGTGTTTGCGACCTGCAGTCTGTAATACTTATCTTAGACGATATCGATTGTCAACTCAGTCTGAACCGAACAAAGAGGAATccg ATTTGTCCAATGTCCAATTGGGAAGCTCGGAGATTCCAACGATAGATCCACTGATGCATCCAGATTTCTTCCAAGTACATAAGTTGTTCACTGTAAAGGATCTGTATGATGCACGAGTGCACTATGGCCACAAGGAGACCTCATTGAACGAGCACATGGAGACATTCATATTCGGCTCGCGGCTGGGCCACCTGATAATCGACCTAGATCAGACCGCCGAGTTGCTGCGACAAGCATTGAACTTTATCGCCCATATCGCCTTCCGTGGTGGTATAATCCTGTTCATCTCGCGCAATCCACAGATCACGCATGTGGTGGATCAGACGGCCAAGGAGTGCAAGGAGTTCTCACAGACGAGGCATTGGCGACCGGGCCTGTTCCCCAACTCGCAGAACTCGTTTAAGGCAACGACGCGGCTACCGGACCTGTGCATCTTTCTCGGCACCCTCGACACCGTCATGGCTGAACATGTGGCGGTGAGGCATGCGGCGAAAATGTGCATACCCAGCGTTGGCATAGTCGACACAAACTGCAATCCGAATCTTATAACGTATCCCGTGCCTGGAAACGACGACTCCCCGTGCGCCATTGAGCTCTACTGTTCATTATTCAAGGAAGCTATTCTAAGAGGGAAAAGGGCTAGAGAACGACTGATGCAATCTGCGGATGAACATAATTTTAACGAGTAA
- the LOC105829647 gene encoding dehydrogenase/reductase SDR family member 7 isoform X1, producing MDLFITIGLLVVIYYVIYLILPLFLDCDILLAFKENWGKPVSSLKGKTVWITGASSGIGEHLAYVLARAGCKLMLSARRTTELERVKKTCLRESKYLTDNDVEVYPMDMFDFESHEKAFQHLINKFGKLDILVNNAGRSQRARWENIDIEVDKEMFSLNVFSVISLSRLAVKHFLSVEGEGHIVNTSSLAGIVGVPMSATYCGTKHALHGYFKPFFMEHPKNINITMVCPGPIQTDFLAESFTEKPGEKYGVATDVSKSKISAERCASLMGVAIANKLDEVWIVKKVPLVILYLNYCFPTFTRWLIKTLGARYMLKLRDANASEKKN from the exons ATGGATCTATTTATAACCATCGGTTTACTAGTTGTAATCTACTACGTCATTTATCTCattcttcctctcttcttgGACTGCGACATACTGCTCGCTTTTAAGGAGAATTGGGGCAAGCCAGTAT CTTCGCTGAAAGGAAAAACAGTATGGATAACGGGCGCATCTTCCGGTATCGGAGAACATTTGGCTTATGTGCTGGCCAGAGCGGGCTGCAAATTAATGCTGTCCGCCCGGAGGACCACTGAATTAGAAcgagtaaaaaaaacatgtttgagAG AGAGCAAATATTTGACTGATAACGATGTGGAAGTCTATCCTATGGACATGTTTGATTTCGAATCACATGAGAAAGCATTTCAACATCTGATCAACAAATTCGGCAAG TTGGACATACTCGTCAACAATGCCGGCCGCAGTCAAAGAGCGAGATGGGAGAACATCGACATAGAAGTCGACAAAGAAATGTTTTCTCTAAACGTATTCTCTGTCATTTCCTTGAGCAGATTAGCAGTCAAACATTTTCTAAGTGTAGAAGGCGAGGGTCATATCGTTAATACGTCAAGTTTAGCGGGAATTGTAGGGGTACCGATGTCGGCGACCTACTGCGGCACTAAACACGCCCTACAC GGCTATTTCAAGCCATTTTTCATGGAACATCCTAAGAACATCAACATTACAATGGTTTGCCCGGGTCCGATACAGACCGACTTCCTGGCCGAGAGTTTCACGGAGAAACCTGGTGAG aaatatggTGTAGCAACGGACGTATCCAAGAGCAAAATAAGCGCGGAACGCTGCGCAAGTTTAATGGGCGTCGCGATTGCAAATAAACTGGACGAAGTGTGGATCGTCAAGAAAGTCCCATTAGTAATTTTATACCTGAATTATTGTTTTCCGACTTTCACGAGATG gTTAATAAAGACTTTAGGTGCACGATATATGCTAAAATTACGAGATGCTAACGCTTCCGAGAAGAAGAATTAA
- the LOC105829647 gene encoding dehydrogenase/reductase SDR family member 7 isoform X2 → MDLFITIGLLVVIYYVIYLILPLFLDCDILLAFKENWGKPVSSLKGKTVWITGASSGIGEHLAYVLARAGCKLMLSARRTTELERVKKTCLRESKYLTDNDVEVYPMDMFDFESHEKAFQHLINKFGKLDILVNNAGRSQRARWENIDIEVDKEMFSLNVFSVISLSRLAVKHFLSVEGEGHIVNTSSLAGIVGVPMSATYCGTKHALHGYFKPFFMEHPKNINITMVCPGPIQTDFLAESFTEKPGEKYGVATDVSKSKISAERCASLMGVAIANKLDEVWIVKKVPLVILYLNYCFPTFTR, encoded by the exons ATGGATCTATTTATAACCATCGGTTTACTAGTTGTAATCTACTACGTCATTTATCTCattcttcctctcttcttgGACTGCGACATACTGCTCGCTTTTAAGGAGAATTGGGGCAAGCCAGTAT CTTCGCTGAAAGGAAAAACAGTATGGATAACGGGCGCATCTTCCGGTATCGGAGAACATTTGGCTTATGTGCTGGCCAGAGCGGGCTGCAAATTAATGCTGTCCGCCCGGAGGACCACTGAATTAGAAcgagtaaaaaaaacatgtttgagAG AGAGCAAATATTTGACTGATAACGATGTGGAAGTCTATCCTATGGACATGTTTGATTTCGAATCACATGAGAAAGCATTTCAACATCTGATCAACAAATTCGGCAAG TTGGACATACTCGTCAACAATGCCGGCCGCAGTCAAAGAGCGAGATGGGAGAACATCGACATAGAAGTCGACAAAGAAATGTTTTCTCTAAACGTATTCTCTGTCATTTCCTTGAGCAGATTAGCAGTCAAACATTTTCTAAGTGTAGAAGGCGAGGGTCATATCGTTAATACGTCAAGTTTAGCGGGAATTGTAGGGGTACCGATGTCGGCGACCTACTGCGGCACTAAACACGCCCTACAC GGCTATTTCAAGCCATTTTTCATGGAACATCCTAAGAACATCAACATTACAATGGTTTGCCCGGGTCCGATACAGACCGACTTCCTGGCCGAGAGTTTCACGGAGAAACCTGGTGAG aaatatggTGTAGCAACGGACGTATCCAAGAGCAAAATAAGCGCGGAACGCTGCGCAAGTTTAATGGGCGTCGCGATTGCAAATAAACTGGACGAAGTGTGGATCGTCAAGAAAGTCCCATTAGTAATTTTATACCTGAATTATTGTTTTCCGACTTTCACGAGATG a
- the LOC105829648 gene encoding phospholipid scramblase 1, which translates to MRYTEADPMVEQSYAQQLNDMSANNGEQQSQAAASSSTATQTEVMELRESVPVVYASSTVITAQPGEGEGRFPRRPIPINTIDWVTIPGNQLNPISGTQFLEGVEQLEIQQVIDLSTLLGRTDKGTQYRVKVPRAETLFLAMESKMETQSRLCGWYKGFVLNVLDQCGETAFVIRKDPSLLHVPGSRQKITVESANLIGSVEKNFSLLGPNFTVYNATNEPLCNIYGPNVCDCCMYKEAQFQVISIDGSRQVASLMHQWDHLAVDYILLLTFPIETDVRLKSLLLGASFLIEYLYFHRIRRATRS; encoded by the exons ATGCGATATACGGAAGCGGACCCGATGGTGGAGCAGAGCTACGCGCAGCAGCTCAACGACATGTCGGCGAACAATGGCGAGCAACAGTCGCAGGCGGCCG CCTCATCGAGCACGGCGACACAGACGGAGGTGATGGAACTGCGGGAGAGCGTACCGGTTGTTTACGCGAGCAGCACTGTCATCACGGCCCAACCGGGAG AAGGCGAGGGCCGGTTCCCTCGTAGGCCAATTCCCATCAATACCATAGACTGGGTTACAATACCTGGGAACCAGTTGAACCCGATCTCCGGCACCCAGTTCCTGGAAGGTGTCGAGCAGTTGGAAATTCAGCAGGTTATTGATTTGAGTACTC TGCTCGGCAGAACGGACAAGGGTACTCAGTACAGGGTGAAGGTACCGCGCGCGGAAACGCTGTTCCTCGCCATGGAATCCAAGATGGAAACGCAATCGCGATTGTGCGGCTGGTACAAGGGCTTCGTGTTGAACGTTCTGGATCAATGTGGCGAGACCGCTTTCGTAATCCGAAAGGATCCGAGCCTGCTGCACGTGCCGGGCTCTCGACAG AAAATTACTGTGGAAAGCGCGAATCTCATCGGCAGCGTGGAGAAGAACTTCAGCCTGCTGGGGCCGAACTTCACCGTCTACAACGCAACCAACGAGCCGCTCTGCAACATCTACGGACCGAACGTTTGCGACTGTTGCATGTACAAGGAAGCGCAGTTCCAG gtcatATCAATAGATGGGTCGCGCCAAGTCGCATCGCTGATGCATCAATGGGATCACTTGGCGGTCGATTATATCCTGCTGCTTACATTTCCGATAGAAACAGACGTGAGATTGAAGAGTTTGCTCCTCGGCGCGTCGTTCTTGATA GAATACCTGTATTTTCATCGAATAAGAAGAGCGACCAGGAGTTAG
- the LOC105829650 gene encoding uncharacterized protein LOC105829650 isoform X1: MALPRWMLPLLVLVTGAITLVPAARQFHDELFRSNLNNVARKKRSLDTADAPEYYNDLHSFKYHGGDTDRKFDRDFDEDDEEIEFLPGDNGQLETVGEGLQGLNNKLLERALLDYLETLPEQEEPVASIFRERERSGSRKRGGAGDARLNLDDKDLTKLFVEELQDGSPYGPLVEVDDDDYLTALQSLYDRYRAGRGNKVYETAGPMSWGELLGKGPLRSQTRDGSSDGEFVDRDEEQGGILYLPVAERRNVNARFPIGREFSSYRRLTKRYPVAKRSPKPTQAKLKTTDPKVAQDLGALFGPPDSHNHTHKSDHDHVHNKQEPENKSHDHKHEPSQTHDHEHEHGGHEGKSEAPPKVTPSSPKGQKENATKTAASSKFIQVRKKNVDWSQYFGIDRRRKKATFTAGQGTQNQDDEWMLQRYYENMAENLKPKEEENERKDKLEQMDSKLKYIKDLIVEEAMRYAASEDEADLQKVKDKLMSRMAAAYSLQKMRKALSDLRNNVAAQKEAQRTQKEAQNNFTSNFRENSNSNTGSGSKADEKRNGIHNNVEEGESVEEPRNCPELEAIEWRCRTVDNLAGDTSRMLYVPCVKLQICKACAQDEDGLLPCLANYALEAEKICDTLESRERSGQAARTMAMAAVHEDERQSCASAALLLSQLHPPTAASAQCRARNARGESTSCLRRYHARYEHRYFRTSPAYEGTAGRRLHHEGALDALQQTMSEQ; this comes from the exons ATGGCATTGCCACGGTGGATGTTGCCGCTGCTGGTCTTGGTGACCGGCGCGATCACGCTGGTCCCCGCGGCTCGGCAATTCCACGACGAGCTCTTCAGGAGCAACCTGAACAACGTCGCGCGGAAGAAGAGATCCCTGGACACGGCGGACGCGCCCGAGTACTACAACGATCTGCACTCGTTTAAGTACCACGGCGGCGACACCGATCGCAAGTTCGACCGCGACTTCGACGAGGATGACGAGGAGATCGAATTTCTGCCTGGCG ATAATGGCCAGCTGGAAACGGTGGGTGAGGGTCTCCAGGGCTTGAACAACAAGTTACTTGAAAGGGCGCTGCTCGATTATTTGGAGACTCTGCCTGAGCAG GAGGAACCGGTGGCCTCGATCTTCCGCGAGCGCGAGCGCAGCGGCAGCCGCAAGCGAGGCGGCGCCGGTGACGCCCGGTTGAACCTGGACGACAAGGATCTGACCAAGTTGTTCGTGGAGGAACTGCAGGACGGTTCTCCGTACGGTCCGCTCGTGGAGGTCGATGACGACGACTACCTGACTGCTTTACAGTCGCTTTACGACAGATATAGAGCTGGTAGAGGGAACAAAGTATATGA AACGGCAGGACCAATGTCATGGGGCGAGCTGCTTGGCAAGGGCCCGCTGAGGAGCCAGACGAGGGACGGCAGCAGCGACGGCGAGTTCGTGGACCGCGACGAGGAACAGGGTGGCATCCTGTACCTGCCGGTGGCGGAACGTAGGAACGTGAACGCCCGATTTCCCATCGGCCGCGAGTTCAGCAGCTATCGCAGGCTGACCAAGCGCTACCCGGTTGCTAAGAGAAGTCCCAAACCTACCCAAGCCAAACTGAAAACCACGGATCCCAAG GTTGCCCAAGACCTGGGAGCCCTGTTCGGCCCTCCGGACTCGCACAATCACACACACAAGTCCGACCACGATCACGTTCACAACAAGCAGGAACCCGAGAACAAGAGTCACGATCACAAGCATGAACCTAGTCAAACTCACGATCACGAGCACGAGCACGGCGGGCATGAGGGCAAGTCGGAAGCGCCGCCGAAGGTGACGCCGTCCTCCCCGAAGGGCCAAAAGGAAAACGCTACGAAAACGGCCGCGTCTTCGAAATTCATCCAGGTGAGGAAGAAGAACGTCGACTGGTCGCAATACTTCGGCATCGACCGGAGGAGGAAGAAGGCCACCTTCACGGCCGGCCAGGGCACGCAGAATCAGGACGACGAGTGGATGCTGCAGCGCTACTACGAG AATATGGCCGAAAATCTGAAGCCAAAGGAGGAAGAGAATGAACGGAAGGATAAACTCGAGCAGATGGACTCGAAATTGAAATACATTAAGGACTTGATTGTCGAAGAGGCTATGCGGTATGCCGCCTCAGAGGATGAGGCGGATCTGCAGAAG GTGAAGGATAAGTTAATGTCGCGAATGGCAGCGGCTTATTCGTTGCAGAAGATGCGAAAAGCGCTGAGCGATCTTCGAAATAACGTTGCGGCTCAGAAGGAGGCACAGAGAACACAAAAGGAGGCCCAGAACAATTTTACGTCCAATTTTCGCGAGAACAGTAATTCGAACACTGGCAGTGGCAGTAAAGCCGACGAGAAACGGAACGGTATCCACAACAATGTAGAGGAAGGCGAAT CCGTGGAGGAGCCTAGAAATTGCCCGGAATTAGAAGCCATAGAATGGCGATGCCGAACCGTAGATAATCTGGCCGGCGACACGTCTCGGATGCTCTACGTGCCCTGCGTGAAACTGCAGATCTGCAAAGCTTGT GCACAGGACGAGGACGGGCTGCTACCCTGCCTCGCCAACTACGCCCTGGAGGCCGAGAAGATATGCGACACGCTGGAGTCCAGGGAGCGGTCCGGGCAGGCGGCCCGGACCATGGCGATGGCCGCGGTCCACGAGGACGAGAGGCAGTCGTGCGCGAGCGCCGCGCTGCTGCTGTCGCAGCTGCACCCGCCTACGGCGGCGAGCGCGCAGTGCCGCGCGAGGAACGCCCGCGGCGAGTCCACCTCCTGCCTACGGCGGTACCACGCGCGATACGAGCACCGCTACTTCCGCACGTCGCCGGCGTACGAGGGCACCGCCGGGCGTCGCCTCCACCACGAGGGCGCCCTCGACGCGCTGCAGCAGACCATGTCCGAGCAATAA
- the LOC105829650 gene encoding uncharacterized protein LOC105829650 isoform X2, with translation MALPRWMLPLLVLVTGAITLVPAARQFHDELFRSNLNNVARKKRSLDTADAPEYYNDLHSFKYHGGDTDRKFDRDFDEDDEEIEFLPGDNGQLETVGEGLQGLNNKLLERALLDYLETLPEQEEPVASIFRERERSGSRKRGGAGDARLNLDDKDLTKLFVEELQDGSPYGPLVEVDDDDYLTALQSLYDRYRAGRGNKVYETAGPMSWGELLGKGPLRSQTRDGSSDGEFVDRDEEQGGILYLPVAERRNVNARFPIGREFSSYRRLTKRYPVAKRSPKPTQAKLKTTDPKNMAENLKPKEEENERKDKLEQMDSKLKYIKDLIVEEAMRYAASEDEADLQKVKDKLMSRMAAAYSLQKMRKALSDLRNNVAAQKEAQRTQKEAQNNFTSNFRENSNSNTGSGSKADEKRNGIHNNVEEGESVEEPRNCPELEAIEWRCRTVDNLAGDTSRMLYVPCVKLQICKACAQDEDGLLPCLANYALEAEKICDTLESRERSGQAARTMAMAAVHEDERQSCASAALLLSQLHPPTAASAQCRARNARGESTSCLRRYHARYEHRYFRTSPAYEGTAGRRLHHEGALDALQQTMSEQ, from the exons ATGGCATTGCCACGGTGGATGTTGCCGCTGCTGGTCTTGGTGACCGGCGCGATCACGCTGGTCCCCGCGGCTCGGCAATTCCACGACGAGCTCTTCAGGAGCAACCTGAACAACGTCGCGCGGAAGAAGAGATCCCTGGACACGGCGGACGCGCCCGAGTACTACAACGATCTGCACTCGTTTAAGTACCACGGCGGCGACACCGATCGCAAGTTCGACCGCGACTTCGACGAGGATGACGAGGAGATCGAATTTCTGCCTGGCG ATAATGGCCAGCTGGAAACGGTGGGTGAGGGTCTCCAGGGCTTGAACAACAAGTTACTTGAAAGGGCGCTGCTCGATTATTTGGAGACTCTGCCTGAGCAG GAGGAACCGGTGGCCTCGATCTTCCGCGAGCGCGAGCGCAGCGGCAGCCGCAAGCGAGGCGGCGCCGGTGACGCCCGGTTGAACCTGGACGACAAGGATCTGACCAAGTTGTTCGTGGAGGAACTGCAGGACGGTTCTCCGTACGGTCCGCTCGTGGAGGTCGATGACGACGACTACCTGACTGCTTTACAGTCGCTTTACGACAGATATAGAGCTGGTAGAGGGAACAAAGTATATGA AACGGCAGGACCAATGTCATGGGGCGAGCTGCTTGGCAAGGGCCCGCTGAGGAGCCAGACGAGGGACGGCAGCAGCGACGGCGAGTTCGTGGACCGCGACGAGGAACAGGGTGGCATCCTGTACCTGCCGGTGGCGGAACGTAGGAACGTGAACGCCCGATTTCCCATCGGCCGCGAGTTCAGCAGCTATCGCAGGCTGACCAAGCGCTACCCGGTTGCTAAGAGAAGTCCCAAACCTACCCAAGCCAAACTGAAAACCACGGATCCCAAG AATATGGCCGAAAATCTGAAGCCAAAGGAGGAAGAGAATGAACGGAAGGATAAACTCGAGCAGATGGACTCGAAATTGAAATACATTAAGGACTTGATTGTCGAAGAGGCTATGCGGTATGCCGCCTCAGAGGATGAGGCGGATCTGCAGAAG GTGAAGGATAAGTTAATGTCGCGAATGGCAGCGGCTTATTCGTTGCAGAAGATGCGAAAAGCGCTGAGCGATCTTCGAAATAACGTTGCGGCTCAGAAGGAGGCACAGAGAACACAAAAGGAGGCCCAGAACAATTTTACGTCCAATTTTCGCGAGAACAGTAATTCGAACACTGGCAGTGGCAGTAAAGCCGACGAGAAACGGAACGGTATCCACAACAATGTAGAGGAAGGCGAAT CCGTGGAGGAGCCTAGAAATTGCCCGGAATTAGAAGCCATAGAATGGCGATGCCGAACCGTAGATAATCTGGCCGGCGACACGTCTCGGATGCTCTACGTGCCCTGCGTGAAACTGCAGATCTGCAAAGCTTGT GCACAGGACGAGGACGGGCTGCTACCCTGCCTCGCCAACTACGCCCTGGAGGCCGAGAAGATATGCGACACGCTGGAGTCCAGGGAGCGGTCCGGGCAGGCGGCCCGGACCATGGCGATGGCCGCGGTCCACGAGGACGAGAGGCAGTCGTGCGCGAGCGCCGCGCTGCTGCTGTCGCAGCTGCACCCGCCTACGGCGGCGAGCGCGCAGTGCCGCGCGAGGAACGCCCGCGGCGAGTCCACCTCCTGCCTACGGCGGTACCACGCGCGATACGAGCACCGCTACTTCCGCACGTCGCCGGCGTACGAGGGCACCGCCGGGCGTCGCCTCCACCACGAGGGCGCCCTCGACGCGCTGCAGCAGACCATGTCCGAGCAATAA